Proteins encoded by one window of Blautia argi:
- a CDS encoding ChbG/HpnK family deacetylase, which yields MKNLITRMDDFGSAFAADGAIFQAIKKGDYVKNVSCMAVAPYIEKDAKELEELRKKKSICIGLHATLNSEWEKIDYHSILNPKEISSLVDEKGKFAMHPMLFEKRMPKTIECIREISAQLDKLTTFGLTVEYIDTHMLPDAVVPGLKEALTEFARKKGLIDQRWFYTFAQEHQPVLDGSESLEKDAEAYNKWFEGFEEGKQYINILHPAKYSEETKLFYNQVLTGNRVACQREAEQQLSNSGKLEEFCESLEIKRIKYTEAAPQGDTTLSAAMNF from the coding sequence ATGAAAAATCTGATTACAAGAATGGATGACTTTGGGAGTGCTTTTGCAGCAGATGGTGCAATTTTTCAGGCTATAAAAAAAGGAGATTATGTTAAAAATGTATCTTGCATGGCTGTAGCACCATATATTGAAAAGGATGCAAAAGAACTGGAAGAACTAAGAAAAAAGAAAAGTATCTGTATTGGGCTCCATGCAACGCTTAACAGTGAGTGGGAAAAGATTGACTATCATAGCATTTTAAATCCAAAAGAAATTTCTTCGCTTGTAGATGAAAAGGGGAAATTTGCAATGCATCCGATGCTTTTTGAAAAACGAATGCCAAAGACGATAGAGTGTATCCGGGAGATTTCAGCACAGCTGGATAAATTAACCACTTTTGGACTGACAGTAGAGTATATTGATACCCATATGCTTCCAGATGCAGTTGTTCCAGGGTTAAAAGAAGCCCTTACAGAGTTTGCAAGAAAAAAAGGCCTGATTGACCAGCGGTGGTTCTATACTTTCGCACAGGAACATCAGCCGGTGTTAGACGGGAGTGAATCCTTAGAGAAGGATGCAGAGGCATATAATAAGTGGTTTGAGGGTTTTGAAGAAGGTAAGCAGTATATTAATATCCTTCATCCGGCAAAATATTCCGAAGAAACAAAGTTGTTTTATAATCAGGTGCTTACCGGAAATAGAGTGGCTTGCCAAAGAGAAGCGGAGCAGCAGCTTTCAAACAGTGGAAAACTGGAGGAATTTTGCGAAAGCTTGGAAATTAAAAGAATAAAGTACACAGAGGCTGCTCCGCAGGGAGATACAACTCTTTCTGCAGCTATGAACTTCTGA
- a CDS encoding DMT family transporter, producing MKEKYSIYALITVTCWAFSNVLTGIVMQEISTFELAFLRYFIAVSVLLVIVCWKKLSLPAKKDIPWFFLSGGLGFFLYTVCFNLGCAKTTSAVSSTIIAAVPLFTAILSGILLQEKIMRVQWNGIILAFTGVLILVFEPGKMEITSGTLWLLGAAVILSFYNLVQRKLTQRYTALQVSVYSIFCGFLFLCIFAPKGWRVIGVLSTVSWVCIGVMGIFSSAVAYVCWAKALSLAPQTSSVSNFMFLTPFIATVLGYWILGETLSFQNGIGGVLILAGLLLFRWKK from the coding sequence ATGAAAGAAAAATATTCAATTTACGCATTGATCACGGTAACATGCTGGGCTTTTTCTAATGTACTGACGGGAATCGTCATGCAGGAAATATCCACCTTTGAACTGGCATTTTTGAGATATTTTATAGCTGTAAGTGTTTTGCTGGTAATTGTATGCTGGAAAAAGCTGTCATTACCAGCAAAGAAAGATATTCCGTGGTTCTTTTTAAGTGGCGGGCTCGGTTTTTTTCTGTACACGGTATGCTTTAATCTGGGATGTGCAAAGACAACATCAGCTGTGAGCAGTACAATCATTGCGGCAGTTCCGCTGTTCACAGCTATTCTCTCGGGAATTCTGTTGCAAGAAAAGATTATGAGGGTGCAGTGGAATGGGATTATTCTTGCATTTACAGGTGTACTGATTTTAGTTTTTGAACCAGGGAAAATGGAAATAACATCAGGAACACTATGGCTTCTGGGAGCAGCAGTGATTTTAAGCTTCTATAATCTGGTTCAAAGAAAATTAACACAAAGATATACGGCACTTCAGGTATCTGTATATAGCATTTTTTGTGGCTTCCTTTTTCTGTGCATATTTGCTCCAAAGGGATGGCGTGTGATTGGAGTGCTATCAACGGTATCGTGGGTGTGTATAGGTGTTATGGGGATTTTTTCAAGTGCAGTTGCATATGTTTGCTGGGCAAAAGCATTAAGTCTTGCACCACAGACATCCAGTGTCAGCAATTTTATGTTTTTGACACCATTCATTGCAACGGTTCTGGGATATTGGATACTTGGAGAAACATTATCCTTTCAAAATGGAATTGGAGGAGTGCTGATTCTTGCAGGGCTTTTATTGTTTCGTTGGAAAAAATAG
- a CDS encoding ROK family transcriptional regulator, with product MEKERKAALPTTLRQKNYLTILNTFRGEEALSANDVSAMTGISRATVMKAINHFTECGLLKSVGKGDSTQIGGKKPELFCFCMKRYILCIGLCAEEMVASLYDLKNNLIAKEYIPYNRKEDVNTFFDKVEYISDLLFEKVEDGRELLYGVSLCMGGFLDITTGVLQYSALTPEWGYNVPLKEMLQERFPEKEIAIDNVARMAACAEVLDNPAYEQKRVAVLYTDVGVSACYIDKGHILHGRNSMIGEIGMMVISQSDVKPYTNADTALFSNQISEKTIVSNVFAQKEKLRESSLYEFRDDLKLMDIFSEANKGDVFAREIVKKAAWIFSAALQNIVVNFDPEVVIFQGNFSRGGKWFEECLWEAMRCYPQSKLSDSFEIRYDMRPLISLQMRGATKVMVCKFFQEEEWIRK from the coding sequence GTGGAGAAAGAGAGAAAGGCTGCACTTCCAACAACACTTCGGCAAAAAAATTATCTTACAATATTAAATACATTCCGTGGAGAAGAAGCTCTTTCAGCAAATGATGTGTCTGCGATGACTGGAATCAGCAGGGCAACAGTGATGAAAGCCATTAATCATTTTACAGAGTGTGGACTTTTAAAATCAGTAGGAAAAGGAGATTCTACCCAAATTGGAGGAAAGAAACCAGAATTATTCTGTTTTTGCATGAAACGTTATATTCTATGTATTGGATTGTGTGCCGAAGAAATGGTTGCATCTCTTTATGATTTGAAGAATAATTTGATTGCAAAAGAATATATACCATATAACAGGAAGGAAGATGTGAATACTTTTTTTGATAAGGTAGAGTATATTTCTGATTTATTATTTGAAAAAGTAGAAGATGGGCGTGAACTGTTATATGGAGTATCCCTGTGTATGGGCGGATTTTTGGATATAACCACAGGGGTTCTTCAATATTCCGCATTGACGCCAGAGTGGGGGTATAATGTTCCTCTAAAGGAGATGCTTCAGGAAAGATTTCCAGAAAAGGAGATTGCGATTGATAATGTAGCAAGGATGGCAGCTTGTGCGGAAGTATTAGATAATCCTGCGTATGAACAAAAACGTGTGGCTGTGCTTTATACAGATGTTGGTGTATCAGCATGCTATATTGATAAGGGTCATATTTTACATGGTAGAAATTCAATGATCGGTGAGATAGGAATGATGGTTATTTCGCAGTCAGATGTGAAACCATATACGAATGCAGATACAGCATTATTTTCAAATCAGATAAGTGAGAAAACTATAGTAAGTAATGTTTTCGCACAAAAGGAAAAGCTTAGAGAAAGCAGCCTCTATGAATTTCGGGATGACTTGAAATTAATGGATATTTTTAGTGAAGCAAATAAGGGAGATGTCTTTGCTAGAGAAATTGTAAAAAAAGCAGCGTGGATATTTAGTGCGGCTTTACAAAACATTGTAGTGAATTTTGATCCAGAAGTAGTTATTTTTCAGGGGAATTTTTCAAGAGGAGGGAAGTGGTTTGAAGAATGTTTGTGGGAGGCTATGAGATGTTATCCTCAAAGCAAACTTTCAGATTCTTTTGAAATAAGATATGATATGAGACCTTTGATTTCACTGCAAATGAGAGGAGCAACAAAGGTCATGGTTTGTAAGTTTTTTCAGGAGGAAGAGTGGATCAGAAAATAA
- a CDS encoding AAA family ATPase, with translation MENTTRLHSQLAHKVIQEVQKAVIGKEDPGVEKTTMALAFPRALSLKEKRLTFTPDVLPRDVQRIFTDVCVYRIFLTSKARISQVSARSVLEEILKTVPAPSVRTKPS, from the coding sequence ATGGAAAATACAACCAGACTCCACAGCCAGTTGGCGCATAAGGTCATTCAGGAGGTGCAAAAAGCCGTCATTGGAAAAGAAGATCCCGGTGTAGAAAAAACCACTATGGCACTTGCCTTTCCCAGAGCTTTAAGCCTGAAAGAAAAACGCCTGACCTTTACCCCTGATGTACTGCCCAGGGACGTACAGCGTATTTTTACCGACGTATGCGTATATCGCATTTTCCTAACCTCCAAGGCGCGAATCAGCCAGGTAAGCGCACGTTCTGTTCTGGAAGAAATTTTAAAAACGGTTCCCGCGCCTTCTGTACGAACAAAACCGTCCTGA
- a CDS encoding DNA topoisomerase III — MKSLVLAEKPSVARDIARVLKCSKKLNGALEGERYIVTWALGHLVTLADPEEYDKKYKEWKMEVLPMMPEKMELVVIKQTAKQYQAVKTQLYRKDVGEIIIATDAGREGELVARWILEKAHCQKPIKRLWISSVTDKAIREGFMHLRDGREYRPLYDAAVARAEADWLVGINATRALTCKYNAQLSCGRVQTPTLAIIAAREAEIRKFKPQDYYGLTLLAGKARWVWQDKKSGSPRSFQKEAMEERKGAVQADLLQVVSVEKSRKKTYAPGLYDLTELQRDANKRFGFSAKETLNIMQRLYENHKVLTYPRTDSRYIGSDIVPTIKERLKACAVGPYRSIAGSLSMKPVKVSKSFVDDTKVSDHHAIIPTEQFVQLDHMTNEERKIYDLVVRRFFSVLYPPFEYEQTTMKATAAGETFTVKGKIVKQAGWKAVYEDGFADQEEEGFQKLSDLKEGEKLKIERTELTLGKTKPPAPFTEATLLSAMENPVKYLEHADAKAAKTLGETGGLGTVATRADIIEKLFHTFLMEKRGNDLYLTSKAKQLLELVPEDLKKPELTADWEMKLSDIAKGKLKKDRFLTEIRGYTEEIIREIKTGEGTFRHDNLTNTKCPVCGKRMLSVNGKNSKMLVCQDRECGHRETISRLTNARCPNCHRKMEMYVKGKEDTFICNTCGYKEKLSSFRQRREKEGAGVSKKDVQRYLNKQKKEAQEPINNAFADALAKLNLK; from the coding sequence ATGAAGTCGCTGGTTTTAGCAGAAAAGCCTTCTGTGGCAAGGGATATTGCCCGTGTTTTAAAATGCAGCAAAAAACTGAACGGTGCACTGGAAGGGGAACGCTATATTGTAACCTGGGCGCTGGGACACCTGGTCACCCTGGCAGACCCGGAAGAGTACGATAAAAAATACAAAGAATGGAAGATGGAAGTCCTTCCCATGATGCCGGAAAAAATGGAGCTGGTGGTAATCAAGCAGACCGCAAAGCAGTATCAGGCAGTGAAGACACAGCTTTACCGCAAAGATGTGGGAGAGATTATTATTGCCACGGACGCCGGAAGAGAAGGGGAGCTGGTTGCCAGATGGATTCTGGAGAAAGCCCATTGCCAGAAGCCCATAAAGCGTCTTTGGATTTCCTCGGTGACAGATAAGGCAATCCGGGAAGGCTTTATGCATCTGAGGGACGGAAGAGAGTACCGCCCCCTTTATGACGCTGCAGTTGCCAGGGCAGAGGCCGACTGGCTGGTGGGAATCAATGCTACCAGAGCCTTGACATGTAAATATAATGCTCAGCTGTCCTGCGGCCGTGTGCAGACCCCGACCCTTGCAATCATTGCGGCAAGAGAAGCAGAGATTCGAAAATTTAAGCCGCAGGATTACTATGGATTGACGCTTCTTGCCGGAAAGGCCCGTTGGGTATGGCAGGATAAGAAAAGCGGCAGCCCACGTTCTTTTCAGAAGGAAGCCATGGAAGAGCGAAAAGGGGCTGTGCAGGCAGACTTGCTGCAGGTAGTTTCCGTGGAAAAAAGCCGGAAGAAAACTTATGCGCCGGGACTGTATGATTTAACAGAACTACAGAGAGATGCCAACAAACGTTTTGGCTTTTCTGCGAAGGAAACCCTGAATATTATGCAGCGTCTGTATGAGAACCATAAGGTACTGACTTATCCCAGAACAGATTCCAGGTATATTGGAAGTGATATTGTGCCAACCATAAAGGAGCGACTGAAAGCCTGTGCCGTAGGCCCTTATCGTTCCATTGCAGGGTCTCTTTCCATGAAGCCCGTGAAGGTATCCAAGTCCTTTGTAGATGATACGAAGGTCAGTGACCACCATGCAATCATTCCCACAGAACAGTTTGTACAGCTAGACCATATGACAAACGAAGAGCGGAAGATTTATGATTTGGTAGTGCGGAGATTTTTCAGCGTTCTGTATCCGCCTTTTGAGTATGAGCAGACTACCATGAAGGCCACTGCAGCGGGAGAAACCTTTACGGTAAAAGGGAAAATCGTGAAGCAGGCGGGTTGGAAGGCGGTTTATGAGGACGGCTTTGCAGACCAGGAGGAGGAAGGTTTTCAGAAACTTTCAGATTTAAAAGAAGGAGAAAAACTGAAAATCGAGAGAACGGAACTGACTTTAGGCAAGACGAAGCCCCCTGCGCCTTTTACCGAGGCAACACTTTTGTCTGCAATGGAAAATCCGGTGAAATATCTGGAACATGCAGACGCAAAAGCAGCAAAAACCCTGGGGGAAACAGGCGGTTTGGGAACCGTTGCCACAAGGGCGGATATTATTGAAAAACTGTTCCATACCTTTTTGATGGAAAAAAGAGGAAACGATCTTTATCTGACCTCTAAGGCGAAACAGCTTTTAGAGCTGGTTCCTGAGGATTTGAAGAAGCCGGAGCTTACGGCAGACTGGGAAATGAAGCTCTCTGATATTGCCAAAGGCAAACTGAAAAAAGATCGTTTCCTCACAGAAATCCGGGGTTATACAGAGGAGATTATCCGGGAAATCAAGACTGGAGAGGGAACCTTCCGCCACGATAATCTGACGAATACCAAATGTCCGGTGTGTGGTAAACGTATGTTGTCCGTAAACGGTAAAAACAGTAAAATGCTGGTCTGCCAGGACAGAGAATGCGGACATAGAGAAACGATTTCCAGGCTAACCAATGCCAGATGCCCCAACTGCCACAGAAAAATGGAGATGTATGTAAAAGGGAAAGAAGATACCTTTATCTGTAATACCTGCGGATACAAGGAAAAGCTTTCCAGCTTCCGGCAAAGAAGAGAAAAAGAAGGCGCAGGTGTCAGCAAAAAGGACGTACAGCGCTATCTGAACAAACAGAAAAAAGAAGCCCAGGAGCCGATAAACAATGCGTTTGCCGATGCCCTGGCAAAATTAAATCTCAAGTAA
- a CDS encoding citrate/2-methylcitrate synthase, whose product MSDFNMNVTPEIEMLTEICKENSRIDASLYPKYDVKRGLRDINGKGVLAGLTQISNIVSKKVIDGEEVPCEGELYYRGINVEDLTKGFLDEKRFGFEEATYLLLFGRLPNQEELKDFCRILATQRTLPTNFVRDVIMKAPSRDMMNTLSRSVLTLYSYDENPEDISLPNVLRQCINLISVFPMLSVYGYQAHKHYNLDDSLYIHNPEKNLSTAENILLMLRPDKKYSSLEAEILDLALVLHMEHGGGNNSTFTTHVVSSSGTDTYSAIAAALGSLKGPKHGGANIKVVSMFQDMKETLKDWEDEEEIVDYLTKLLHKEAFDKRGLIYGMGHAVYSISDPRAQIFKKFVRQLAEEKGRMKDYELYAKVERLAPEVIARERRIYKGVSANVDFYSGFVYSMLGLPLELYTPMFAIARIVGWSAHRMEELINTDKIIRPAYKNVLEEQTYEPLKDRR is encoded by the coding sequence ATGTCTGATTTTAATATGAATGTTACTCCGGAAATTGAAATGCTTACAGAAATCTGTAAAGAAAACAGCCGGATCGACGCGTCCCTGTATCCGAAATACGATGTCAAGAGGGGACTTCGTGATATTAACGGAAAGGGCGTTTTGGCAGGTCTGACCCAGATTTCCAATATTGTTTCAAAAAAAGTGATTGACGGTGAAGAGGTTCCCTGTGAAGGCGAGTTGTATTACCGGGGAATTAATGTGGAGGATTTGACCAAGGGCTTTCTGGACGAAAAACGTTTCGGTTTTGAGGAAGCAACGTATCTGCTTTTATTCGGACGTCTGCCCAATCAGGAAGAATTGAAGGACTTCTGCAGGATTCTGGCAACACAGAGAACACTTCCCACAAACTTTGTCCGGGATGTGATTATGAAAGCACCCAGCAGAGATATGATGAACACTCTTTCCAGAAGTGTGCTGACTCTGTATTCCTATGATGAAAATCCGGAAGATATTTCCCTTCCCAATGTTCTGCGCCAGTGCATTAATCTTATCAGTGTTTTTCCCATGCTTTCCGTATATGGCTATCAGGCACATAAACATTACAATCTGGACGACAGTCTTTATATCCATAATCCTGAAAAAAATCTGTCTACCGCAGAGAATATTCTGCTGATGTTGCGTCCTGACAAAAAATACTCATCTCTGGAAGCAGAAATTCTGGATTTGGCTCTGGTACTGCATATGGAACATGGCGGAGGAAATAACTCCACCTTTACTACGCATGTGGTATCTTCTTCTGGCACGGATACTTATTCTGCCATAGCAGCTGCCCTTGGTTCCCTGAAGGGACCAAAGCACGGTGGCGCCAATATTAAGGTGGTCAGTATGTTCCAGGATATGAAGGAAACTTTAAAGGACTGGGAAGATGAAGAGGAGATTGTGGATTATCTGACAAAATTATTACATAAAGAAGCCTTTGATAAACGGGGACTGATTTATGGTATGGGGCATGCTGTTTACTCCATTTCCGACCCCAGAGCCCAGATTTTCAAGAAATTTGTCCGCCAGCTTGCTGAGGAAAAAGGCAGAATGAAGGACTACGAGCTTTATGCTAAAGTAGAGCGTCTGGCCCCGGAGGTAATCGCAAGAGAACGCCGTATTTATAAGGGGGTCAGCGCCAACGTGGACTTTTACAGCGGCTTTGTTTACAGTATGCTGGGACTGCCGTTAGAGTTGTATACTCCTATGTTTGCCATTGCCCGTATTGTGGGCTGGAGCGCACACCGCATGGAGGAACTGATTAACACAGATAAAATTATCCGTCCGGCTTATAAAAACGTACTGGAAGAGCAGACTTATGAGCCTTTAAAGGACAGAAGATAG